A window of Streptobacillus canis genomic DNA:
TCTAAATTTATGTTATTATTAGTCATGGGTATACAGTTCCTTTCAATGAATTTAGTCGTTTATGATTGTACTATATATCCTATTTTTTTCAAGTCTTATTTTGGACATTTACTATTTTAATTTAGGAGATTTATCTGAACTTTTTTTCTTTTATTGATAAAAAAAGGCATTTATGCTATAATAAATAGTAAAAACATATAGAATTGAAAGGGGAAAAATGTTTCAAAAATTAGATGAAGTTGTTGAAAAATACGAAGAGATAAATAAACTACTTATGACTCCTGAAGTTTTATCAGATCCAAAAAAATTAATGGAATATAATAAGACTTTAAGTCAAATGTCAGAAATAGTAGAAAAATATTTATCATATAAATCAAAAAAAGAAGCTTTAGAGCAATATAAAGAAGAAATTAAAACAGAAAAAGATGAAGAAATGCTTGAAATGTTAAACATGGAAATTGATTCTATAACAGAAGAAATTCCACATTTAGAAGAAGAATTAAAAATCTTATTATTACCAAAAGATCCTAATGATGATAAAAACGTTATAGTTGAATTAAGAGCAGGAGCTGGTGGAGATGAAGCTGCATTATTTGTTTCTGATATATTCCGTATGTTTACAAGATATGCAGAAAGAAATAGATGGAAAACAGAAATAATTGATAAAAATGAGATAGGTGTTGGCGGACTAAAAGAAATCACTTTCTTAATAAGTGGTAAAGGTGCTTACTCAAGACTTAAATTTGAAAGTGGAGTACATAGAGTACAAAGAGTTCCAGATACAGAAGCATCAGGAAGAATTCATACATCAACTATAACAGTTGCTGTTTTACCTGAAATTGATGATGTAGAACAAGTAGAAATTAATCAATCTGATTTACAAATAGATACATATAGATCAAGTGGTGCTGGTGGTCAACATGTAAACACTACAGATTCAGCTGTTAGAATTACACATAAACCGACTGGTATTGTAGTTACATCACAAGATGGAAGATCTCAAATTAAAAATAAAGAAGCTGCAATGAAAGTATTAGCAGCAAAATTATATGAAATAGAAGTTGAAAAACAAAGAAGTTCTGTTGAAGCAGAAAGAAGAAGTCAAGTAGGAACTGGAGATAGATCAGAAAAAATTAGAACATATAATTACCCTCAAGGAAGAGTTACTGATCATAGAATTAAGTTAACACTACATAAATTAGATGCAATACTTGATGGAGCATTAGATGAAATTATTGATGCATTAATAGCATTTAATCAAGCTGAGTTATTAAAAAATTCAGGAGAAAATTAATATGCAAGACACTTTATTATCTTTGTTAAATAAATCAGTAAAATATTTAGAAAATAAAGGTGTCCCAAAAGCAAGATTTGTTGTTGAGAAAATATTATCTGAAATTTTAGAACTTGATAGAATCTCATTATATTCTAATTTTGAAAAAGTTATCTCTGAGGATGAGAAAAATTTAATCAGAGAGAAAATTTTAAAATATAATGCAGATGAAAAAGAAGAAATTTTATTAGAAACGATAAGAGATTATTTTGAAAAGACTAAAATTTATCTTGATAAAAAAGGTATAAATGAAAGTAATATAATAACTAATATTATTTTTTCTAACTTATTAGATATAGATACTAGTTTATTATTTACAAAATATAATTCTAAAATTACAGAGGAACAAAAAGAAAGACTTAGAGAAATACTAAAAAAAATTGTAGAAAAAAGAATACCTATACAGTATATCTTTAATGAACAAGTATTTTATGGTTACTCATTTTATGTAGACAAGAATGTATTGATTCCGAGGATTGATACAGAAATTGTTGTTGAAAAAGCATTAGAATTGATAAGTAAAATAAAAAATCCTAAAGTTTTAGATATAGGTACGGGTAGTGGAGCTATTGCTTTAACTATTGGACTTGAAAATACTGAAAGTAAAATTTTAGCGGTAGATATTTCTGAAAATGCTTTAAAAGTAGCAAGAAAAAATGCTGAAATTTTAAATGTTCAAAATGTTAAAATTATACATTCAGACTTATTCAGTAATGTTACTTATAATGAATTTGATTTAATAGTATCAAATCCACCATATATATCTCGTGATGAAATAAGTGTCATGGGTGAAGATGTGTTATTACATGAACCAGAATCTGCATTATTTGCAGATGAAGGTGGATTATATTTCTACTATCAAATTTCTAAAGATGCTTTAAATTATTTGAAAGAAAATTCTTATTTGCTTTTTGAAATAGGATATAAACAAGGTGAAAAAGTAAAAGGAATTATGGAAAATTTTGGATATGTAGAGGTTAGTATAGGGAAAGATTTAACTGGAAATGACAGATTTGTTTTTGGTAGAAAGAAAGGGAACAAATGAGAGTAGATGACTTTGATTTTGAATTACCTTTAGAATGTATTGCTCAACATGCAATAGACCCGAGAGATTATTCAAAATTGTTAGTACTTAATAAAAATAATGGTAATATAAAAGATAAGAGATTTTATAATATCATAGACTATTTAACACCAAATGATATTTTAGTAATTAATAGAACTAAAGTTATTCCAGCGAGATTATTTGGGAAAAAAGAAAATGGTGTAGTATTAGAATGTTTTTTATTAAAAAGAATAGGTTTAAAAAAATGGGAAGTGTTATTAAAACCTGCCAAAAGATTAAAGATAAATGATAAACTTATTTTTTCTGAAAGATTATCAGCTAAATTATTAGAAATAAAAGAAGATGGTAATAGAGTTGTAGAATTTGAATTTGAAGGAGTATTTGAAGAGATACTTGATGAACTTGCAGAAATGCCACTTCCACCATATATAACTGAAAAGTTAGAAGATAAAAATAGATATCAAACTGTTTATGCAAAGTCAGGAGAATCAGTTGCAGCACCTACTGCAGGATTACATTTTACAACAGAATTACTACACAAAATTGAAAAAAAAGGTATAAAAATTGTTGAAGTATTTTTAACAGTTGGTTTAGGAACTTTTAGACCTGTTCAGGTAGATGATGTTAAAGATCATATTATGCATAGTGAAGAATATGAAGTTCCGGAAGAGACAGCAAGAATTATAAATGAAGGGAAAAAACAAGGTAAAAGAATTGTTGCAGTTGGTACAACATCAATTAGAACTTTAGAATCTTCAATTGATGAAAATAATAATTTGATTGCTCAAAAATCAGAGACAAGTATATTTATTTATGGAGATTATAAATTTAAAATGGTGGATGCATTAATAACTAATTTTCATTTACCAAAATCTACATTAATTATGTTAGTTTCATCATTTGCAGGTAAAGATTTTGTGATGAATGCATATAAACATGCAATAAAAAATGGCTATAGATTCTTTAGCTTTGGAGATTCAATGTTTATACAAGGAGAGTTATGAGAATTACATCAGGATATTTAAAAAATAGAGTTATACTAAGTAGAATTGGAAAAGAAACTAGACCAACTCTTGAAAGAGTAAAAGAAGCAATATACAGTATAATTTCTACAAAAGTAGAAGATGCTATATTTTTAGATCTTTATTCAGGCACAGGTAATATGACATTTGAAGCTATTAGTCGTGGTGCAAGTAGAGCAGTAATGATAGAAATGGATAAAGAAGCTTTAAGAGTAATTATTGAAAATGTAAATAATTTAGGTTTAGAAAGTAAGTGTAGAGCATATAAAAATGATGCTTTACGTGCAATAGAAATTCTTGAAAATAAAAATGAGAAATTTGATATAATTTTTATGGATCCGCCATATAAAGAAAATTTAACTGTTAATACATTATCTAAGATCTCACAACATAATATTTTAGCTGAATATGGAATAATTATTTGTGAGCACGGAAGATATGAAAAATTAGAAAGTGAAATTGGAAATTTAATAAAATTTGATGAAAGAGAATATAACAAAAAAGTTGTATCATTCTTTAAGAAAAAATAGGAGGAAATATGGCTAAAAAGAATTTTGAATCAATTTTAGAAGAAATTAAAGAAAGTATATCTAAATTAGAAGATTCAGATATTTCTTTAGATGATTCTATCGTTGAGTATGAAAATGCGATTAAACTAATTAAAGAAGCAGAAAAAAAACTAAAAGAAGTAGAAGGTAAATTAGAAGTTATCAAAATTAATGTTGAGAAAGAATAATTGATGGAAAAATATTTAAAAAATTTAAAGAAAAAAGTAGATAAAAATATAAAAAATATACTTAAAAAACATAAATCAATAAAAGAAATTGATGAAATGTTAGAATACGCAGTATTATTGGGTGGTAAAAGAATTAGACCTGCCATTATGTACATGTTAGCTGATATTTTTAATAAAGAATACAAAATGATAGAAAATGAAGCAGTTGCAATTGAGTTAGTACATGCATATTCACTTGTTCATGATGATTTACCTTCAATGGATAATGATGAATATAGAAGAGGAAATTTAACTGTACACAAAAAATATGGAGAATCAAATGCTATTTTAGTTGGGGATGCTTTATTAACACTTGCATTTTCAGTACTTGCAGAATCAGAATATTCAAATAAATATAGTATTGTAGCATTATCATATTATGCAGGACATAAAGGTATGATATTAGGTCAATATCTTGATTTATTATATGAAAATGTAAGTATTAATTATGAAGAATTGATGGAAATCCATATTAATAAAACTGCAATGTTATTAATGGCATCTGTTGAAATTGCTTCTATAAGTTTATCTTTAAATAATGATTCTAGAAATGCATTAAGAAAATATATGCTTTATTTAGGTCTTGCATATCAAATTCAAGATGATATTTTAGAGGTAGAATCTAATTTTGAAAAAATAGGTAAAAAAAATACAGATTTTGAAAATAAAAAATCAACATTCCCAAGTATACTTGGAATGGAAAAATCAAAAGAATTAAAAGAGAAATTTATTAATGACGCTATTTCAATAGCAACAGGAAATGAAAAATTGATAGAATTTGCGAATTATTTATTAAATAGGGAGTATTAATGTTTAGAGAAGAGAAATCGTTCTTTATAATAGACGAATTTTTAAAATATAATTGCATTGCTGCTTTTACTAAAAAAGAGTTAGGTAACATGGCAGATTATATTGACAATGGGATGCCGAAAGAAAATAGAAAAAATGCTTTATCTATTTTAAATCTTAGTGATAAAAAAATTGTATTTGCTTTACAAAAACATACAAATAAAGTAAAATATATAGATAATGAAATGGATGTAAATGAATTAGTAAATATTGATAATATTGATGGTTTTGTAACAAAGAGAAATGATATAGTAATTTTTACTTTTTATGCAGACTGTCTTCCTATATTTATAATTGATAAAAAAAATAAAGCTTATGGATGTGCTCATTCAGGTTGGGTAGGAACAACTAAATTAATGATACATAAATTAATTGATAAAATGATAGAATGTTTTGATTCAAAAAAAGAAGACTTATTAATAGGCTTGGGTATAGGTATTCATATAGAAGATTATGAGGTAGGTAATGAATTTTTAGATAATTTTAAAAATTTATTTCCAAATCATTTTCAAAAGTGTTTTAAAGAATTAAATGGTAAAATATATTATGATAATACATATTTAAATAAATTATTAGCTTTGGATTATGGTATATTAGAATCTAATATTATTGTTGATGAT
This region includes:
- the prfA gene encoding peptide chain release factor 1, which translates into the protein MFQKLDEVVEKYEEINKLLMTPEVLSDPKKLMEYNKTLSQMSEIVEKYLSYKSKKEALEQYKEEIKTEKDEEMLEMLNMEIDSITEEIPHLEEELKILLLPKDPNDDKNVIVELRAGAGGDEAALFVSDIFRMFTRYAERNRWKTEIIDKNEIGVGGLKEITFLISGKGAYSRLKFESGVHRVQRVPDTEASGRIHTSTITVAVLPEIDDVEQVEINQSDLQIDTYRSSGAGGQHVNTTDSAVRITHKPTGIVVTSQDGRSQIKNKEAAMKVLAAKLYEIEVEKQRSSVEAERRSQVGTGDRSEKIRTYNYPQGRVTDHRIKLTLHKLDAILDGALDEIIDALIAFNQAELLKNSGEN
- the prmC gene encoding peptide chain release factor N(5)-glutamine methyltransferase gives rise to the protein MQDTLLSLLNKSVKYLENKGVPKARFVVEKILSEILELDRISLYSNFEKVISEDEKNLIREKILKYNADEKEEILLETIRDYFEKTKIYLDKKGINESNIITNIIFSNLLDIDTSLLFTKYNSKITEEQKERLREILKKIVEKRIPIQYIFNEQVFYGYSFYVDKNVLIPRIDTEIVVEKALELISKIKNPKVLDIGTGSGAIALTIGLENTESKILAVDISENALKVARKNAEILNVQNVKIIHSDLFSNVTYNEFDLIVSNPPYISRDEISVMGEDVLLHEPESALFADEGGLYFYYQISKDALNYLKENSYLLFEIGYKQGEKVKGIMENFGYVEVSIGKDLTGNDRFVFGRKKGNK
- the queA gene encoding tRNA preQ1(34) S-adenosylmethionine ribosyltransferase-isomerase QueA, translating into MRVDDFDFELPLECIAQHAIDPRDYSKLLVLNKNNGNIKDKRFYNIIDYLTPNDILVINRTKVIPARLFGKKENGVVLECFLLKRIGLKKWEVLLKPAKRLKINDKLIFSERLSAKLLEIKEDGNRVVEFEFEGVFEEILDELAEMPLPPYITEKLEDKNRYQTVYAKSGESVAAPTAGLHFTTELLHKIEKKGIKIVEVFLTVGLGTFRPVQVDDVKDHIMHSEEYEVPEETARIINEGKKQGKRIVAVGTTSIRTLESSIDENNNLIAQKSETSIFIYGDYKFKMVDALITNFHLPKSTLIMLVSSFAGKDFVMNAYKHAIKNGYRFFSFGDSMFIQGEL
- the rsmD gene encoding 16S rRNA (guanine(966)-N(2))-methyltransferase RsmD, whose translation is MRITSGYLKNRVILSRIGKETRPTLERVKEAIYSIISTKVEDAIFLDLYSGTGNMTFEAISRGASRAVMIEMDKEALRVIIENVNNLGLESKCRAYKNDALRAIEILENKNEKFDIIFMDPPYKENLTVNTLSKISQHNILAEYGIIICEHGRYEKLESEIGNLIKFDEREYNKKVVSFFKKK
- the xseB gene encoding exodeoxyribonuclease VII small subunit, yielding MAKKNFESILEEIKESISKLEDSDISLDDSIVEYENAIKLIKEAEKKLKEVEGKLEVIKINVEKE
- a CDS encoding polyprenyl synthetase family protein; the protein is MEKYLKNLKKKVDKNIKNILKKHKSIKEIDEMLEYAVLLGGKRIRPAIMYMLADIFNKEYKMIENEAVAIELVHAYSLVHDDLPSMDNDEYRRGNLTVHKKYGESNAILVGDALLTLAFSVLAESEYSNKYSIVALSYYAGHKGMILGQYLDLLYENVSINYEELMEIHINKTAMLLMASVEIASISLSLNNDSRNALRKYMLYLGLAYQIQDDILEVESNFEKIGKKNTDFENKKSTFPSILGMEKSKELKEKFINDAISIATGNEKLIEFANYLLNREY
- a CDS encoding polyphenol oxidase family protein translates to MFREEKSFFIIDEFLKYNCIAAFTKKELGNMADYIDNGMPKENRKNALSILNLSDKKIVFALQKHTNKVKYIDNEMDVNELVNIDNIDGFVTKRNDIVIFTFYADCLPIFIIDKKNKAYGCAHSGWVGTTKLMIHKLIDKMIECFDSKKEDLLIGLGIGIHIEDYEVGNEFLDNFKNLFPNHFQKCFKELNGKIYYDNTYLNKLLALDYGILESNIIVDDRGVKNASTFSHRLDKDNIGRSAAIISIKE